The following proteins are co-located in the Indicator indicator isolate 239-I01 chromosome 33, UM_Iind_1.1, whole genome shotgun sequence genome:
- the CLSPN gene encoding claspin — protein MAATTLPSTVGGSLFRLAVRAACREGRARPIPVGVVHAGGSGDRPRTPGRRRLLPLEDSNSDLQKTLESDTDSGQGSCEITSPAPFSKEMASLDDRDSEEEIFICKKAKSKKVLQDSESEEGEDDDSFVQNDTPDGDKENGEEKGNFSPQRSKKSHRIRQGLLDSDESDTGDQLQIENLETRKFDLPEGELEKERPLKPGKKYRKHKRYAEEETAKKAVGKSRRKEKERRVESLKKLKKEKKPKAEQVDGGERYPFNDSGCLLDDKELFDNGLEEENGCAPEDEESIESIRAAVKNKIQKYKKKECFSEGEGYKHVFDDESEDPVLKEPKRKERKAAKLSKEAIKQLHSETQRLIRESSVSLPYHMPEAKSIHDFYKSRPRPVCQGNAMALLKSTKYQLSLNEDSANTKNSSTGSKDGLRGDQPAATEPETSLDRDADPTVNKHLADGENLTEACAEKPRQDSDDSHTVSSVTADNGTEEQHNSNLLSTEGGEQKEKEIPLAVGGDALEQRGETRPSSQCEKSHQQAGPGLAAQPEKVRKSKLDKLRELGVDLSIKPRICSGNESFINLDESESSTEIEALKARFLRHSLGASKSKAERTINMNIIRKETTPEGKEELKLDVVPAVLAAESLEEAVHTKPGEKLQVLKAKLQEAMKLRRTEERQKRQALFRLDNEEMLEEEEEEEEMTDESESESEEETNQENVEFLLGEAEEDNEDLEEKHIEDGEKETDKESVDGDKLEKSVHCDSVPKPPSMESTLMLFKDSSSKMGYSLPDEKLELEEAADKGPAKLEDDDSFSLPTLGKENSHNSSFELIGSMIPSYQPCNKQLSRGGNFLSAAGGFRSPSPGFFKTSFISSASKSSGKASEPSLPIEDSQDLYNASPEPKSLFPGAGESQFQFSLEDDTQSQLLDADGFLNVGQHRNKYQASKHQLTLASMDENAMDANMDELLDLCSGQFSSQAEHEPNANSNKKQNMEELLNLCSGKFVSQTGSPTWASSVFSKAEKDSDVEDPMAEALALCSGSFPTDREEEDEEEEEQEELGDFQLVADDNAFDSEEDEKSGDSDAGEAETSDEEQQQLLEHRQGVKKKLKLQDFMEDEAELSGSDVGSGDEYDGEDLNEYEEEMIDEELPTEAELGNQIQRFHMKAMLDDDKRQLRLYQERYLIDGDLHSDGPGRTRRFRWKNIDDASQIDLFQRDSDNEDENEEFDETEAQRRKERFEREQWLREQKEKNKEQGEEEEEEEIGEDSQFMKLAKKVTAKSLQRKASPAVVVQDRTLVPSNPFETFRPASDVQIKNGSLLNRPKAILQKLAAMSDLNPNAPRNSRNFVFHTLSPDKSEEAKEKSKLQVKKRGPAAVITSLAKRPRVDSTEETSRSQSIFQYLES, from the exons ATGGCGGCA ACTACACTTCCCAGCACAGTCGGTGGTTCTCTCTTCCGCCTTGCTGTCCGCGCTGCCTGCCGGGAAGGCCGCGCTCGGCCTATCCCCGTGGGCGTGGTGCATGCTGGGGGGAGTGGGGACCGGCCTCGCACGCCGGGAAGGCGCCGTCTG CTTCCTTTAGAAGATTCAAATTCAGACTTGCAGAAAACCCTTGAGAGTGACACTGACAGCGGACAGGGCAGCTGTGAAATaacctctccagctcccttcaGCAAGGAGATGGCATCTCTGGATGACAGAG ATTCAGAGGAAGAGATTTTTATatgtaaaaaagcaaaaagcaagaaGGTGCTTCAGGACAGTGAGAGTGAAGAGGGAGAGGATGATGACTCTTTTGTGCAGAATGATACTCCTGATGGAGATAAggaaaatggagaggaaaaagggaacTTTTCTCCCCAGAGGAGCAAGAAATCTCATCGGATTCGCCAAGGTCTGCTAGACAGTGATGAGAGTGACACTGGTGACCAACTGCAGATTGAAAACCTTGAAACCAGGAAATTTGACTTGCCTGAGGGTGAGCTGGAAAAGGAGAGACCACTGAAACCTGGGAAAAAGTACAGAAAACATAAACGTTATGCTGAAGAAGAGACAGCAAAAAAAGCTGTAGGAAAatcaagaaggaaagagaaggagagaagagttGAGTCCCttaaaaagctgaagaaagaaaagaagcctAAAGCAGAG caggtagaTGGTGGTGAGAGGTATCCTTTTAATGACAGTGGATGTCTTCTTGATGACAAAGAACTTTTTGATAATGGCTTAGAAGAGGAAAATGGTTGTGCTCCAGAGGATGAAGAGTCAATAGAATCAATCCGAGCAGCCGtgaaaaacaaaattcaaaAGTATAAG AAGAAAGAGTGTTTTTCTGAGGGTGAAGGCTACAAACATGTATTTGATGATGAGAGTGAGGATCCTGTATTAAAAGAACCAAAGAGGAAG GAGCGGAAGGCAGCAAAGTTAAGTAAAGAAGCCATTAAACAACTCCATAGTGAAACCCAACGACTTATTAGAG AATCCTCTGTGTCTCTCCCATATCACATGCCTGAGGCCAAAAGCATTCATGACTTCTACAAGAGCAGACCTCGACCAGTGTGTCAAGGAAATGCCATGGCATTGCTGAA GTCTACTAAATATCAGCTGTCCCTAAATGAAGATTCTGCAAACACTAAGAACTCTAGCACAGGTTCCAAAGATGGGCTAAGAGGTGATCAACCAGCAGCTACTGAACCAGAAACAAGCCTTGACAGAGATGCTGATCCTACTGTGAACAAACATCTTGCTGATGGAGAGAACTTGACAGAAGCCTGTGCTGAAAAGCCCAGGCAGGACAGTGATGATTCTCACACAGTTAGCAGTGTGACAGCTGACAATGGCACAGAAGAACAACACAACTCTAACCTACTAagcactgagggtggtgaacaaaaagagaaggaaatcccTCTTGCAGTTGGAGGAGATGCCCTTGAGCAAAGGGGAGAAACAAGACCAAGCTCACAGTGTGAGAAAAGCCATCAACAAGCAGGGCCTGgtttggcagcacagcctgagaaagTGAGGAAGTCCAAGCTGGATAAACTCCGTGAGCTGGGAGTGGACCTGTCCATCAAGCCAAGAATCTGCTCTGGCAATGAGTCCTTTATAAACCTCGATGAATCTGAATCAAGTACAG aaatagaAGCCTTGAAAGCACGTTTCCTGAGGCACTCTCTTGGAGCATCGAAATCCAAAGCTGAACGGACCATAAACATGAACATTATCCGTAAGGAGACTACAcctgaggggaaggaggagctgaAGTTAGATGTggtcccagcagtgctggctgcagagagcctgGAGGAAGCAGTTCACACAAAGCCAG GTGAGAAGCTGCAGGTGCTGAAGGCTAAACTCCAGGAGGCCATGAAGCTCCGCCGGACCGAGGAGCGCCAAAAGCGGCAAGCGCTGTTCAGACTGGATAATGAGGAGatgctggaggaggaagaggaggaggaggagatgacaGATGAGTCTGAGTCTGAGTCTGAGGAAGAAACCAATCAGGAG AATGTGGAATTTCTGCTTGGTGAAGCAGAGGAAGATAATGAAGACCTAGAGGAGAAACATATTGaagatggagaaaaagaaactgaCAAAGAATCAGTTGATGGAGATAAGCTGGAGAAATCTGTGCACTGCGATTCTGTTCCCAAACCACCTTCCATGGAGTCCACACTGATGCTTTTTAAGGACAGCTCCTCAAAAATGGG ATATTCTCTTCCTGATGAGAAGCttgaactggaagaagctgcagaCAAAGGACCTGCCAAGTTAG aggaTGATGATTCCTTCTCTCTACCAACACTAGGAAAAGAGAACAGCCATAACAGCAGCTTTGAGCTAATAGGCTCCATGATCCCCTCCTACCAACCCTGTAACAAACAATTGTCCCGAGGAGGGAACTTCTTATCTGCAGCAGGAGGTTTCAGGTCACCTTCCCCAGGTTTTTTCAAAACAAGTTTTATCAGCTCTGCTTCCAAG AGCTCAGGAAAGGCATCTGAGCCCTCTCTTCCCATAGAAGATTCCCAGGATCTGTATAATGCCTCTCCTGAGCCCAAGAGCTTATTTCCAGGGGCTGGTGAGTCACAGTTCCAATTTTCTTTGGAAGATGACACTCAGAGCCAGCTGCTTGACGCAGATGG GTTCTTGAATGTTGGCCAACACAGGAATAAATACCAGGCCTCCAAGCACCAGCTGACTCTGGCCAGTATGGATGAGAACGCGATGGATGCCAACATGGATGAGTTACTGGACTTGTGCTCTGGGCAGtttagcagccaggctgaacatgagccaaatGCCAACAGCAACAAGAAGCAGAACATGGAAGAGCTGCTCAACCTTTGTTCAGGAAAATTTGTGTCCCAGA CAGGTTCTCCAACGTGGGCATCTTCAGTATTTTCCAAGGCAGAAAAGGACAGTGACGTAGAAGATCCAATGGCAGAAGCTCTGGCACTGTGTTCAGGCTCCTTTCCCACAGACAG ggaagaggaagatgaggaggaggaagagcaagAAGAACTTGGTGATTTCCAGCTTGTAGCAGATGACAATGCCTTTGATAGTGAAGAG GATGAAAAAAGTGGAGACAGTGatgctggagaagcagaaacGAGTgatgaagaacaacaacaactgCTGGAACATAGACAGGGAGTGAAGAAAAAACT AAAACTACAGGATTTCATGGAAGATGAGGCAgagctgtcagggagtgatgtGGGGAGCGGGGATGAATACGATGGTGAAGACCTGAATGAATATGAGGAAGAGATGATTGATGAGGAGCTCCCCACTGAAGCAGAATTAGGAAATCAAATACAGAGATTCCACAT gaaggccatgctggatgaTGACAAGAGACAGTTACGCTTGTACCAGGAGAGATACCTCATTGATGGTGACCTGCATAGTGATGGCCCTGGCAGAACAAGGAGATTCAGATGGAAAAACATAG ATGATGCTTCACAGATTGACTTGTTTCAGAGAGATTCAGATAATGAGGATGAAAATGAAGAGTTTGATGAGACAGAAGCACAACGGAGGAAGGAGCGCTTTGAACGAGAACAGTGGCTCCGTGAGCAG aaagaaaaaaataaagagcagggggaggaagaggaagaagaagaaattggTGAAGACAGCCAGTTCATGAAACTAGCAAAAAAAGTAACTGCAAAGTCCCTGCAGAGGAAAG ccagcccagcagtggTGGTACAGGACAGAACCTTGGTCCCCAGCAACCCTTTTGAAACATTCAGACCTGCCAGTGATGTCCAG ATAAAAAATGGGTCACTCTTGAACAGACCCAAAGCTATCCTTCAGAAACTAGCAGCAATGTCAGATCTGAATCCAAATGCACCTCGAAACTCAAGGAATTTTGTCTTTCATACCCTTTCTCCAGACAAGAGTGAAGAGGCAAAGGAGAAATCAAAACTTCAG GTGAAGAAAAGAGGTCCTGCTGCAGTAATAACATCTCTGGCCAAACGGCCCAGGGtggacagcacagaggaaacCAGTCGGAGCCAAAGCATTTTCCAGTACCTGGAGAGCTGA
- the C33H1orf216 gene encoding UPF0500 protein C1orf216 homolog: MFAICPPTAPANAPFRQGRGVPALGTAIPEPGQDSNSNFVGEVCDSNENWSRPAPGTLLEEGCSRSENTTNPPHNLLSLMQRQMGQGRLRDAAPSPGATRLCLPEPGLRSPPEGAEVSGAASQNPLSEEPALGYSKPPSSPVEDNGYASSSLSIDSPDSACGSSWDPSAAAPLPGSPPPPGMTEPEPGTLFPVLAEAVQHLQDKERFKEQEKEKHHIQLVMYRRLALLRWIHGLQQRVVEQQNRLQESFDTILDNRKELIRCMQHGPLCPAATPSP; the protein is encoded by the coding sequence ATGTTTGCCATCTGCCCGCCCACTGCCCCTGCCAATGCCCCGTTCCGGCAGGGCCGGGGGGTCCCGGCGCTGGGCACGGCCATCCCGGAGCCTGGGCAGGACTCCAACTCCAACTTCGTGGGAGAGGTGTGTGACAGCAACGAGAACTGGAGCCGGCCAGCGCCGGGGACCCTGCTGGAGGAGGGCTGCAGCCGGAGCGAAAACACCACAAATCCACCCCATAATCTGCTGTCATTAATGCAGAGACAGATGGGCCAGGGCCGGCTTAGGGACGCCGCCCCGAGCCCGGGTGCCACCCGCCTGTGTCTGCCCGAGCCGGGGCTGCGCAGCCCCCCCGAGGGAGCGGAGGTCAGCGGGGCTGCGAGCCAAAACCCCCTCAGCGAGGAGCCAGCCTTGGGATACAGCaagccccccagctcccccgTGGAGGACAACGGCTAcgccagcagctccctcagcatcgACAGCCCCGACAGCGCCTGCGGCAGCTCCTGGGACCCCTCTGCCGCTGCGCCGCTCCCCGGCAGCCCACCCCCGCCGGGGATGACCGAGCCTGAGCCGGGGACCCTCTTCCCAGTTCTGGCAGAGGCCGTGCAGCATCTCCAGGACAAGGAGCGCTtcaaggagcaggagaaggagaagcaccacatccagctggTGATGTACAGGCGCCTGGCCCTGCTGCGCTGGATCCATGGCCTCCAGCAGCGAGTGGTGGAGCAGCAGAACCGCCTGCAGGAGAGCTTCGACACCATCCTGGACAACCGCAAGGAGCTGATCCGCTGCATGCAGCACGGCCcgctgtgccctgctgccacccccagcccctga